The Triticum aestivum cultivar Chinese Spring chromosome 7B, IWGSC CS RefSeq v2.1, whole genome shotgun sequence genome window below encodes:
- the LOC123156873 gene encoding bidirectional sugar transporter SWEET6a-like, whose amino-acid sequence MKHREWELVLTYLARKPTFWQIIKKKDVEEFKSDPYLATLLNCMLWVFYGILCVIFGLAMYASPLTIMGKVIKTKSVEYMPFFLSLGSFLNGVCWTSYALIKFDLYVTIPNGLSALFGLVLYACYYRPTPKKEKSVKLKCD is encoded by the exons ATGAAACATAGAGAATGGGAACTTGTTCTCACGTACCTCGCCC GCAAGCCGACATTCTGGCAGATCATTAAGAAAAAGGACGTGGAGGAGTTCAAGTCGGACCCGTACCTAGCGACGTTGCTCAACTGCATGCTCTGGGTGTTCTACGGCATCCTCTGCGTCATATTCGGCTTGGCAATGTACGCCTCCCCCCTCACCATCATG GGTAAAGTGATCAAGACCAAGAGCGTCGAGTACATGCCCTTCTTCCTGTCGCTAGGGAGCTTCCTCAACGGCGTCTGCTGGACGTCCTACGCTCTCATCAAATTCGACCTCTACGTCAC AATCCCAAATGGCCTCAGTGCGCTGTTTGGCCTCGTCCTATACGCCTGCTACTACAGGCCGACCCCCAAGAAGGAGAAGAGCGTTAAGCTCAAATGTGATTGA